AAGGCGAGAATGGCGATTACTTCTCCGCTGTTTGCAAGGCGATGGTTAGGGTTGGCGAAGGAGCAAGCGCTGGTAACACATCATCATGACTTGAAGATGCTTTATCGTTGCGTCGGCGTTTCTCAGCTAAATCACCACTGAATCTTTTGCACTTTGCAACTGCCTGAAACTCTTCTACTGAAATAGAAGGCATGGATGGATCTTCTCCAGTCTTCAATGCAGGACAAAAAAGTGGAGAATAGAACTGTGTTTATCTCACATCTCTGTCTAAAATTTCTTGATACAGAGCCACGATAGATGTTAACACATTCTTACATACTTTGCATCATATGTGTATTGCATTCAATGATAATCTCTAttattgcatttctgtgtgcCATCATCTTCTCTTCAGAAAGCAATTGCGTATTTAGCTGAATAAGTTCTTCATTCGTTAACTCTTTGCTGTAAGATTGCAAAAGTTCCTCTACATCTTTGTCACTGAGGTCTGCAAAACCTACTTCTTTTGTGAAAGCAAGATATTTTGCCTTGGCATCAATCACTTCTTCAAAGTGCATTATGGATAATGTGTACCCAAAATGGCGGCATGATTGCGCATGATTCAAAATATCGAAAGTTCTACATTCTTGCTGATGTGATAGTGAGAAAATGGGATGTTACGTGACAAAGTGGTGTTAAAAATGAAGCGGCAttataacaacaaaacattATCAACACAGACGGTAAGCGAAGGAAGACTGTATAAATGAAGCCTgagaaataaaaagtgacaCCTGTATTGTTTTCATGTTATTTGATTCATACAAAACAATGAGAATATAATGGAATGTGCAATCACTGGTGTGAAAACTGAATTGGTCCTGGGGCAGTAAAACATCTCAGACCATCATACTGCCACAACCATGTTTGACTGCTGGTAGAAAGTTCTTACTTGTAAACACCACATGTGGCTTTTGCCAGATGTGACAAGGCGCAAGGTTCCCtaaatttcttaatttctaCTATGGCCATCGTGTGTTTTATGAACCTGCACAGTGAAACAGGGTATGGCATTTACtacagtgcttagagctacctTTGGGAGCTTCTTCAATGCTAAACCTCATCAGTCTTACAAATCATGAGCAGACGAGTCAAGTAGTCCATTTCGTTTTAAAGTCAcaatcatttattaaaattgcCCAATGGTTCCTCTGATCAATGGTGTATTACAACAATGCTTGGATGCATCATTTTGTTgcatactgtaattttttggtCATATCTGCAGTTGTGTTCTGGCATAAGGGCATTCCTACATGTGATGCCAACTGACTGAGTAACCTAACAAGGGGCAGGGACTGGAGTCTCTGGAGAAAGTAGGACAGACCCCTGTGcatcatggacaatgactcTTGCCCTCTTCATGTCACCCTGCCCATAGAGAAGAGCATAGTCAGCACATATCACAACAGTGTGGTCCAGATGTGCTGCTCCAAGGAGCTTCTTGAGGTAATTTCTGCCAATAGCCATTGGTCTTTATGAGTCCTCAGGACATCCCAATGATACCATCTCATTGCTGCAGTCATACTGACCTTCCTCTGTACTGCCTTTATTAATcccatttgtcttttttgttttatatatatatacacacacacacacattttcagaaccgcttgtcccgtacggggtcacggggaaccggagcctacccggcaacacagggcgtaaggcctgagggggaaggggacacacccaggacgggacgccagtccgtcgcaaggtaccccaagcgggactcaaaccccatatatatatatatatatacacacacacacacacacacacacacacacacacacttccttccTTCTAGTATAACTTGACTTCCCAACCTTTGTCCACTTCACCCGCaccatatttttctgttttaaatatatttgtttttaagtatGCTTCTCAGTATGTTGTGCATGCTGTTGTAGCCTCATGCAATTTCCTTCACGATTAAGAAAGTTTTCATCATGTCCCATTTGAGAATATTCTCATCATACTttcataatttatcattttaattgtgAAACAGGTAGAGATATGTGAAGAACAAAGATGATCtggaataaaaatttttaatcaGTACACTGTATATTCAAATCTACAATCATGGAAAACCACCCTGTTCAATTACCAGACACTCCTTTCTGCTTGATTAAACAAATTAAGGGAAAACCAGGATTAAGATGGGtctttttacagttttgatACATGTCTGCCAACAACACACCTGTATTACATCTAAATCTCATACACATTCAGAACCAGATTACACTAGTTCTGTAGAAAAACAACCAACAGGAAGCAGTTTCACTGGTTGCTACGTGTTATTTCTTGGCTtggacatttttaataaaataaatccacAATCCAGAattcttaaattaaatacataaaaataattgaacaaGTTCCCTTCAACTTTATCTCAATCCACCCCTTCTTCTGGATAAATATCTTAGAGTGACTGGTGAGGTTCCTTTCAGTCCAAGGTACTTCAACGGTGGTGGTGattgtaaacaaaaacagacagttTCTTACCATTGCACTTAAAACTACTTACGGCTGTCCCTTTCAGGAAACTTCAAATGcttaaaatgctgcaaaaaaggcagcagacTATGAGCAGGTCTTACTCTCCTCtcaataaaatacacaggaatagacatttattttacagtaactGAAGACCATTCCACTGAATAATTAATGTATACTACTCTAAcctaaaacatgaaaatattttcctgcACTTTTGtcgacatactgtatatgttgcCATGTGCTTGCAGCACATGAACGATCTTAACAAGAACAGCCTTTCTTTTCTGCAGTAGTAAAATGATCCAAACAGGTCCATAACTTGAAAGCTATTCAGCTAGCCACACATATCGTTGagcaaacaacacaaacactAACAAGGAAGGCATTCCCACATAATATATACGACAGATTTCTTGATAAAGCCAATTTGGCACAATGTAGCCAAGTTTGAAAAGAAATACTACAGATGGCCGTGTCATTCTGTCCTGTAACGCTCCAATCACAGGCTGCACGGGAGCACATAGTGAAGCTTTCGGCTTCACTACTTAGATGAACCTTGCATATACTGTTAATACAATAGCCCAATTTGGTATTTTAAACCAgttcaaaaatgaaacaaaacaagtaaTAATTCTGACTTTATCAATCTTGATGTGTCTTCTCTTGAACAACTTTGTATTCGTACTGAAAGAAAGAACATAGTATTAGAAGAAAACCTCAAGTTAAACAAAGCAGTATGAAAATACTTTTACAGGTGTCAACCTTGCAGGACTAAAAACCACAGCCACTATGGCTGAAAGCCctaatttcaagaaaaaaaaaaaacagattttttttccaatgcttAATGAACTTGCTTCTACAGAAATTAAGGAcaattttttctctttggttcTTGTTTGCCAAAAAAATGTGAGCTACATTTGGGTGACACTAAATGACAGTAAGCAGTAAATATCAATTCAAATTtttcacattgtattttccagaaAGCTCAAGGAGACGAGGCATACTGCACTTGATTCTGTGcacattacataattttaaaaaaggaccaAAACATCATACTAAGACCCTTGTTGCCACTGTAGCATCAACTAACCACCAGTTGTTAGCACTCCAGCCGCTGTTAAATGAAGCATTTGAACAATTTACTGCTCCCACCTTATACTAACACGAGTAATGTTTTTTGGGGAATGATGCAGAACATTTTTATCTTACCATAGCTAGCTGACGTCCTATACTTCCCATGGTTATTACTCCAGCAAAAAAGATGCACGGCAACCATGAACGTACGTAGAGAAAGTCAGGAGAAGTATacctgaaataaaacagaagcgtggaaggtgaaggaaaaccacaaacattcatttagctgacactaaaAAGGCAAGCGTAGATGCCAAGAAAGTGACTGTTCAAAGTCATTGAGTTTTTAAAACCGGAATGTGATGATACAAAACTTCTCTGAACAGCAGCAATGTCCTTCATGACTTCAGCTGTGCACTGCTACAAAGAGCGCCGTGTTCCTCGAGAACTTACTGGAAAAGTCCATTATAAACCAACAGCTGAGTGGTGAGGGTGGCCAGGAAGGCAATGGCAAAGcccaggccaagcccgctacaGGAACGGTCAAAGGTCCACCACAGCCCAATGGACAGGGCGGCCAGGGTGAGCGACAGCTGGACATTGTTTGCGAAATCCACCTTCTAGGACACCAGATAAAGAAAACTCGCGAAAGTGCTGAAAACATTACATACACACTATAAGACAGTAATATAATTAAAGTGGCATTTATGTACTTACAGTAGATATTTACCTAAACACATAACAATAAAGAGAGAAGCAGCCATAAAGGATACTGCACTAGCATGGTTGATCCCCACAAAGACTGCCACACAGCGCATGACACTGGACCACTCGCGCTTGAACTTGTGTGGCTCACCCAGGAGGCGGTCGATGCAGGGGTACAGGAGACCGATCACAGCTGTGCACATGAAAGCAACATGCAGTCAGAAGGCTGAGCCACACACTTTATACTACTTTTGAGATCATATCTTTTGTTTCGTTTTCAATGCAAGAGAgatacgaaaaaaaaaaaacaaaaagcattcaCAGTTAAAGCACAAATTGTTTGCATGCCAGAAACAAAATCTGATGTATTTAGCtaacagaaattaaacatgaaaagctatttttcagaaaaatctgAGTTATATTAAGCCGCACACTCCACTGCTGATGTTCAAGGTTTGGcgtttaaaattgttttaaatctattcacttagctgacacttttctccaaagtgacttacaataaatAACCTACTTATACACCATCAGATGGGCTTTGAACTGGAGTCCTTCGAGTGCAAgctagctctaaccactacaccacctgctgcccatttcaTGTAACACAGGATGGACAGGCAGAGAAACCTGATATGAAGACTTGATCAACACCCAGTTTCTCCAACATGCTGCTGGAGCAGAAAAATATTGTAATCCCACTAATGCTCAATGAACACATAACTCTAAAAGGTAGATGGCAGCTTTAAGATGATGAGGTGCACTAATGGAgacaaattaatgtaatttaactgCAGTCAACTGGGAGAACACCTTGTCATTGCCTTGTGTATTTGAGGTGCTTAAAATTTAGCAATCAAGTTAGTTAGTTACTTTGTAGACAATTTGAAACGACAATTAATTCTGATTCATCCGAGAAACTCACTGCACCATTAGttcatatttacaaataaagtGTTGTACACTAATACAAAATATAACAGACCAAAAGCCAGAGATACTGTTCCCTGACCAGTATCACATTAAACACACTGGATTTAATAACAGTTTGTTCAAGAGTTGAACTGCATAAGAACGTGTTGGTAACAGAGAACACAACTAGAATTTCAGGCAGCACCCGTGTTATCCTAAGCTAATGAGCTGGAGCTCCGCACTGAGCACTGGGTGGCTGACAGAGAAGGCAAGACACTCATAGGGAGAAGCGTCAGTCTTTTCTGTGGGTCTCCATCTCTTTTTGTGTCCAGGGCCAATACAGGGCACCCACAGCTCCTGGATCTGAGAAGGTCCAAGATCAGCGAGCTGCTAGCCTAACCAACAGGAGGTAGTTTCACAGGTTGCcatttgacagtttttattGCTTCATATTATCTCCTTTATCCTCACTAGCCCTTAGAACGGAGAGCTGGGGGCAGACGCTGATGGCACGGCATGACCCTCCCCAGCTCAGCTGAACCGTCGAAGGAAAAAGCACCTACACACAGCACAAAAGCGCCTGGGGGGTGAGAGAAcacgggttcaatccccactcagtctgtgtggagatggcatgttcttcctgtctctttcctctgggtactctggtttcctaccacagtccaaagacagttAAGGTGTACTGGTTATGCTAAGATTTCCCTTGgcatgtgaatgggtgagtgactgtgtgcatgtgtggctacccagcaatggtcctgtccagggtgtaaacCTCATCAGCCTtttgcccagtgattccaggataggctctggttcactgtgaccttgatcaggaaaagcagtttttgAAATTGTACGGAATAAATTTCGCAAAGGTCACAATCAGCACAACTGGAGCACTACCACTTCCACCACAGTCAGAAAAACGGCAAGGCAATTCCACCCACACCAGCAAGATACAACAACTTATAAGGCAGCTGCTGCTCATTAGCTGAGAATAACTACATTTTTATCAATGACTGGCTGTCACTCCATTCGCATCTCTGCCGTCATACATACAGGGCCCAAAAAAATCaatcatatttttcatattatgaAATACTATTGtatttcagaattcattttaTAACAGAAGGGCCActgtaaagtgaaataaatgtattatgttaCCATTGTAATGTTTTGGTTTACTGCGCTAAGCTTTTACTGACTATGATGTATTGGGTGGATTTATCAAGAATGTCGAGTTACAAACTGACTTTCAGTCCCAACTGTGTTTATAAGATGAGGCACAACTCTTTATCTGCTTCTGGTTCAAGGCACAATAGTATGTATGCAATGAATAACCTTTTTCAGGAAAGAAAGTGGACCAGTTAATAAGGATGGAACAAGTGTACAGTGGAGTGTAGTATTGTTGACAGTTTACCTTAATTTAAACTTTACAATGAAGCCAGACAACTTTTAGTCTTTCTCTGATGTTGAATTCTAAAGAACTACCTGTGTTTATAGCAATCGGTGATTGTTTCAAAATCCCCTTTTGAAATTAGTGTAGAAATGCTACACTACAGTaattctgcactggcttcccacagcttcccggatcaaatttaagaccctggttatagacTATAAAGGTATCAATATGTATCAATATAAGTCTCTCACATATGCagctttgtctctttctcctaaggtaatacacaaattgtatgtTCTATGGGATGTATattgctctggtgaaaagtgtctgctaaatgaataaatgtaagtgtaaattaaTTCCTTACATTTGTTAGTCCAACAAAAAGCTGGAGAACAAAGAgatccatctgtataaatggctatGCTGACGTTAGTAAAATCCAGAAAGTATTACTGCAGGAGGATGTGCACAAAACACCAGCCCACCTGAAGCAGTTCCACAGCAGGGGGGGACCCACCACGCTGAAGAAAAAATGCTGGCAAAGCCATCAGGTGGGAAGAGCGTGACATTCCTCTGAACCTGTAGCAGGTTCAGGACCAGAGCCAGGAAGACACCAATTAAGAAGAGCAGCAGCCCACGGATGGCCAGGTTGGCGGTCTGGTCAGCGATGGCTGCATTGTACGAGCCCTGGCGGGGGGGCACGGCCTCTGGCCGCAGGGCCTTCGACGCTGTTGCATTCCCTCGAGGCATTTATACACGTAAGCATTGGCAGGGGGCAAAAGGAAGCGAGGCCTCTACCTTTTACTGTTGCTACTGCACATCACGATGACCCTGAAAGAAAGCATTGCAGAAGTCAGGATTTTTGTATATTCAGCTCATGAAACTCCTTTGCTTTAtttaacataaacaaaaaaaaacagtatgtatctttaaaaaaaaccctactgTGTACAGAACTTTTCCACAGTACTTGTTCTTCCTTCGCAGTACAGGTTGGCATTATGTAGTCACTTCACCTGGTTTGTGTAGTCAAACCCGAGATGCTGATTCACACAGACGTGTGGTGAAAAAGACCCCTTCAATATCACAATTTAGCACGAGAGCACAGACGTGAACAAATGAGCACCCTTACAAATTCAGCAACGTGAGATCAACGACTCTCATACAGCAGTACAAACAAGACTCTGACTCTAGTTTAACTGTGATGTAGAAGCGGTGAAGTtaaacatacacatgcacacaccgtctgaaatcgcttgtcccaagtggggtcgtggcaaaccggagcctaacccggcaacacagggcacaaggttggagggagaagggacacacccaggacaggacaccagtccgtcgcaaggcaccccaagcgggactcgaaccccagacccgccaaagagcaggacccagccaagcccgctgcgccaccgtgccccggTGACGTAAAACAATCTTTGGGAATACTTCTGTTGCATGTCCTGTGCGGCGAAAGCTGCAGCACAAAGAGGGCCTCTGAAAACCTTACACTACAAATCCCAAAAAgcgtttccctccaaaaaacagatggtccccgatttacgatggggttacgttccccgaaaaaCCCATcacaagtcgaaaatatcgtaaggtgaaaacgcatttaatacacctaatacacaactctgcgtgacagactgggagatgcggatcgctgtcgctgcccagcatcgcatcACTCCACATATCGCttaccagggaaaaaaaaatctaaattcagcATCTGAAGatcggtttctactgaatgtctatttcCAGCTCACCgccgtaaagtcgaaaaaaatctcAAGCCGaa
This genomic window from Scleropages formosus chromosome 1, fSclFor1.1, whole genome shotgun sequence contains:
- the LOC114910195 gene encoding insulin-induced gene 2 protein-like, which gives rise to MCTAVIGLLYPCIDRLLGEPHKFKREWSSVMRCVAVFVGINHASAKVDFANNVQLSLTLAALSIGLWWTFDRSCSGLGLGFAIAFLATLTTQLLVYNGLFQYTSPDFLYVRSWLPCIFFAGVITMGSIGRQLAMYEYKVVQEKTHQD